A single genomic interval of Vulpes vulpes isolate BD-2025 chromosome 3, VulVul3, whole genome shotgun sequence harbors:
- the LOC140598267 gene encoding large ribosomal subunit protein eL39-like: MSSHKTFRIKRFLAKKQKQNRPIPRWIRMKTGNKIRYNSKRRHWRRTKLGL, translated from the coding sequence ATGTCTTCTCACAAGACTTTCAGAATCAAGCGATTCctggccaagaaacaaaagcagaatcgtCCTATTCCCCGGTGGATTCGGatgaaaactggtaataaaatcagGTACAACTCTAAGAGGAGACACTGGAGAAGAACCAAGCTGGGTCTATGA